TTTTTTTGCTGCTATGGTAAAATGTTGTTATATAGGACATATATTGTAACATACCATAAGAATCGGTTCCGagaaaaacttgacttttatagtgcATAACTATTATATAGggatgctgttatagagaggtctgactgtattTAAAAAGGCAGGTATCTTATTTAAAACCCGATATTCAAAATATCCCTCTAATGTTTTATTGGAGGGGAACATCAGAAGTGTCCTCCTATCGAGGCCATACCACGCCCTGCTGCAGCAGGGAtatgaaaagaaataaagagTATAAAACTTGTTAATTATGTAGATGAGTAAAATAATAAGATTCACAGCTCAAGCTGATCAATCTACAAGGTTCCAACAAGAGGAAGTTGTACTTTAAATGACAAAACAATTGATTCTCAATATGAACTAATTCCTGACGGCACacagacaaataacaagatcaaCGGGCAGCACATGTCCAATTTGCCGCACAGCACGGGGAGTTTTTCAGAGTTCCTAGAGCCCCTCGTAAGGCTTGTTGGAAAACCCGTTGTCGGACAAATTTGCCGAGCACAGGAGCACAGTATCATGTTAATGAACCAGGTATGGGTTGGAAAAGGGGAGGGCAGCCATGATATTTTGTAATACAAGTGTTGATCTTACAAGAAAATTAGGTACAAGACATACTTTTCAAGAAGCAAAATTTCAAAAGCATCCAGCACTAAACAACTAGTACAACTGGTCAACTGCCAAGTAATCATAACTTGTAACCTAAACATGTGGTGGATTCTTCTCATCAATAATGGGGATCCTATTATATTTACCAAATCAAGTTATATTATAAGAAATATGCACATATCTAACAGCACGTTTAATGTTTGTAGCACAGTGTTTGTAGTCTTCTATGCTTCACAAGCACTTATGCTCTTGTAACAGGTTCCAGCACTGTTCTGCATGCGTCTGTTCAGAAAGACATGTCTTATATGGAGCTTAATTGTTCTTAGAAACCTGGGTAAACGAATCTAGAATCTAGAATCTCCAACTGTCTTTTTATCCAGGGGGGATCATCCGTCCTGAGCCAAAGAACTTCACCAGCATCTCTGTGCTTAAAGTCTGGGTATTTAGGATTGACTTTACTCTTCCTGAAGTCCATCCATTCATAAGGGCTAGCGAAGAAAATTTGCCACAAATGGATCCGGTTCCTGTACTTCTCCAATTCATCTTCATCTGAAAACGCAAGTGAATGGACCTAGAAATAAGTTAACGAGTTCGAAGAAGCATGGATATGTAGGATCAACAAATTTCAATACCCAACATGCCCAGACTGGGCACCGTCAATGGTTTTATTAATTGGATTTTTTAATTGGATTACTGGGCCTCCAAGCTGTTTGGTTTGGCGCCAAAATCAGTGTGTAGCTCTAGATTACAGTCTTGATTGAACTCCAAAGACCCGGAGCAGAATCAAGCATTCAGTGTCGAATGTTTTGACACAACATTCAAAGCAGCAAAATTGTTAGCAGGAATATCCAAGCCAGCTCATATTTCAGTTCATCTCTCAATATCCCATTGTTCCAATAATCAACTACATGGAATGGTCACTGGCGGAAAGAGAAATATAAAAAGAGGATAACCTAAACCCTGATTATGTGAAGCATATTATAAAGTCTCTTTAGttgttcttcctttctttcttttatcaACACAGAAATTCCCACCCCCTCCATTCTACCTCGACGAATTAAAAGGTGGAAGCTACAGAGGATATCTTACAATAAGCTGCATTTTCCTCTACTAAGTAATAGCAtacttagattttaaaatcaCGATATAGTGAATGTCATAAAATAGTAATTGATTTTTTATAATTTCTAAAGTTCCATCCTAGAAATTTTGAAGTTATCCTCCTGCGATCTGCTATTTTTGAATTATCCAGATATGTCGTGCATACAATCAATCAACTGTCCTCAATCCCATACTACTCGCTTACTTGGGGTTGGTCATAGAAATCCTCTATATGGCATTCTGCTCTATTCAGGCCCATTGCACTCCAATATAGAGAACGTTTACCAATTGCCAGtattatcaaaggcgaaaagcgcaaaaaagctctaaggtatgttggggctttaagcgcaaagtgtaaataaagcgtgggctttaaCGAAGAAAGGCGCAAATTGAGAAAAAACTACAAATATGTATGTGTAGTCCAAAACTAATATCTACAAGCATGAATACCAAATATATGGattaagaaattgaagaaaatttacaataaagtgaaatatcaattgtgtGTGGCTTCTTCAGGATTACACTCATTAGCAAGGAAAAGTATGTCTTAGAGCTTTGATGACAATGCTGAACCGCCCGCTAAGCGAGGCGAAGCACTTAatatgttttgagcctcgcttcagggaTTAAGCACGCTTTTGATAACACTGCCAATTGCTTACAATCTATGGACGGAATCAATTTATAGAAACGCTCAGAAAGCCAACCTGTACCTCCTGATTCTTTCTTCTCAAGTTCTGGGCAGGCCGAGGCTTGAAAATCTGGAGTAACAAAATTTATTTCCTTGACAACTACCTTCACAAAAGAATGAATACATGAAAacatggaaaaataaaaaaagaaagcatTTTGTGCGCCACAAGATACATAAAAATAGgggaaaagcaaaagagaaaacaTTACAGGAAACAGAACAAGGATCTTGAATTTGCAAAGACACATCTCAGACAGGATCATATTTTCTGTAATGTATAGCTTATATGCCatcttttttgttctttgaagatccaaaagaaaaatcaacAGTCAAAGTACAAGTACGCTTATGCCACACCTTCCTTTGTTAACCTTTGtctttggagagattttcaataaataaatagagcagcccggtgcactaagatcccgctatgcgcggggtccggggaagggcggAATCATAAGGGTTTGtatgcagtcttaccctgcatttctgcaagaggctgtttccacggctcgaacccgtgacctcctggtcacatggcagtaactttaccagttacgccaaggctccccttcaataAATAAATAGAGCAAAGCATATTAATTTGGTGATCGAAGAAGCTGATATTTGaacccacccccccccccctcccccccaaaaaaaagaaaagaaaaagaaggaagctCATACACGAATGCTAAACATAAAACGGCAGATGCAATTCTGATTAATTACCTCTCTGAAAGCTAAATTTGAGTGCTATATCAAAGAGAAGAAAATGGAATGTTACAAGCACATTACCGGACTTCTCTTAATGGATATCTGCAACCATACCATTCCCCTCACCATCATAGAACGTTGAGGTGCAGACACAACAGCAGAACAGTTTGAGTTTGAAAGTTAAGTCTATCTGAAGATGAATTCTTATAGAAGTCTAAAACATTAATAATCCATAAGGCAAATAATGATAATCTCATGAAGAGGAAACAGGCTATGTGCCCTCTAATGTGTAATTTTATCCCCCCCGGCGTCCTGAGAAAAAAAGGTCACTGAGTTCGTTAAAGAAAGGAAACCTGGTGCTTGCAACTTTGTATCCGAGTGCTCCCTATACTCTAATACGCCTTATTGCAACTGGACAGATAAAATTCAGTCACATTTTTGTGCAAAATAGCTGAAACTTGTCATAGTCCTGGATCATAACTTAATGGCAATGCCCAAAAGACACTCACAAATTTGCTGGATAACCAACATGCCAAAGTCTCTAATAGATGCAAGGAATTTGGATGACCAGGGTATGAAATGTGGAGGGCGCATGCCTAATAATTTTGAGATCATGCAATTGCACCATAGTTAACATATTAACAAATACTAgacaatcttgtatatatatgagGAGCTATAGTGTtacttttattttcatttttacttttaattttatttgatatgatgATAACATAAGTTGAGCTTAAAATGGAGAgttgaggattcatatagccgaccccaacttgtttggaaCTGAGGCATAGTTGTTGACTTGTTGTATAATGTTAATTGGTTAACAGACAATAACATTCTAAACAAACTAACACGGGGAAGTACAAAACTATCAAGCTAAAAAGTTTACCCAATTTTTTGCAAATACTTTTATATAGAAATACtttttgacaagagtgggttgctcgaGTGGTAAGTGTTAAGCACCCTCCATTTccaagagattgtgagttcgaCTTACCCcaaaccccaagagcaaggtggggagttcttggagggaggagccgagggtctattggaaacggCCTTTCTACCCCAGGGTAAGTTCTGCGTACACACTAACCTCCCAGACCAcactagtggaattatactggtTGTTGTTGTAGTACTTTTATATAGAAATAACTCTACATAAAATGGGCATAAGAAAAAATGGCTTTTTTCTTGTTCTGGATTACAAACCTCGTGTCTCATCATGCGTTTACCATTCTCGTCAGTCTTCATGTATGATTTCAAATGACCCCAAACATACACCAAATCCTTCGGTTTCAAATGCTCCATTGACACTTCCGCCATTTCATCCCATATTTTCAGCATAACTCTGCGCACCGACAAACTTTATTCATTAAAAACAGAAATATCAATAAGGAAATTTGCAAATCAGAAATAAAATTAAAGTCTTACTTAAAAGAGGGGCGGGAATGAGAAGAGGCGGAGACATTGAGGAAAGTATGAAGGCCAAAAGCGCCGTTAGTGGTGTTAATTCTTCTGAACGGAGAATCAATTTTTCCTATGAGACTGACGGAGTTGTGGAGAACTTGGTGTTGTTTTATAGTTGACGGCCGTTGGAATTTAAGGGCGTGCTGATACACTGCACTTTCCTCGCCTTCACTATCACCGTAATAGAAATCCCACGGCCCGTGATTCGCCGCCGACGACGACGAGAAGTGCTGGTGGCGGCGAAATTGAGCTGCCCTTTTGAATATGGAGAGGGAACGGGCGGCTGCTGCTGCCATGGAACTTTTGGGAACTTTTGGCCGCTTTCTTTTCGGCGGGTGTTTTTAGTCTCTATCAACTCTCTAATCACTAGTTTAATTATggtttcattctttttcttttttcttttttatgctTGCGGTGTATATGGATcggattggttcgatttttatctaaaccaaatcaaaccaaactaattatatCAGTTTGGATTGATTTGGTTTTGTAATATTTTCGGGTTTTTTTATTACATTAGTTTTTGGTTACGTGCGTTACACGTGTAAGCTTgtctataaataatttttttttatatataacaagaATAAATTGTGTATAATAACAATTGGCCTCCTAATAGATCTTATATGCATTTAAATGGATAAATGAGTATAGTTACATTAACGTAATAGGTGAGTTCAAAATTGTTGGATATTAAACCTACAAACATGAATAATTGAATTAGTTAAGTTAGTTATGTAGTATTTACAATGATAGATGTTGTATTGTATGGGATAGTATGATGTAATGTTGTGATGTATGTTCCGTTTCTTCAACTAAACTATCGTGATCAAAATTTTTATTGTTGGCATCAATATTCCTCCTAAAAGTATAATATATAGTTGTTTATGTGAAAAAATATATACACAACAAATATAGTCCAATTTTGAGGGTTATTTGACCCTGTAACTTATTTATTGTTGACGTATGACGTATCTATAAATTATTTAACTTATCATCTTTTTTATTAATCACAAGCTTTATGCCCGTACAGTAAAAATGCCAACTATTAATCTATAGTTTGCACAAAGCGGTGAGAGTATAAACAATAATCAAATTATACTCATCCCTTCAAGTTAAACAACTGCGTAATAGTTAACTATTAAGAGTTGCCAACTATCATGTCCATCAACGCCAACATGAATGCGTGTACTGCTAAACAATTAAGGAAAAATGATATGGTATGCAACGCATAAAGAAAATTGATAATATTTTGGCCTTACATTAGGTTTGACAACAGAAGCCCAAAAAAAATTGGCACCTAATAACCAAAATTGTTTTTCTTAAAAATAGCAAAAGAATTTAGAACCTTCTCATCTCTTCTTGCGACTGCCAATTCTTCCTAAAATTTAGGTGCCACTTCCTTTCAAATTAGAGTAAAATaaatctatttttatattttaaatcaaAATCCTATAAAggaacaaaaaaatcaaaattttattaattttgaagtcctaaatattagaaaatacttaaataactatttctaaattaagaaaattaaattgaCTATTTTGTCCAATATGAACTTTATTTTTAAGGGTTAAAAAAGACGAATGATATTTTGCTAagggctttcgtgcttttaatatagtatagataaatattttttaacaaaaaatcaAAGACTACTAAACCTAAAAGGAGTCCTTAGTGGTGTTAAAAAAAGGAGTCCTTACAAAAGTTTGCTACTTTAATAGCTTTTCcaaatgttgttttctttttattaataaatttattatGTTACATTATTTAAATAAGGAAGCATTTATATAAGATGTTTAATATTAAGAATTTGTACATACTTCAAATAAAGAAGGATTTAGTGTACTAATTTAGTTTATAAAAAACTCTTAAATATTAgggagaaaatttaaaatgactattttgtctaatataaaatttattttaaggggcaaaaaggcgaacaacatttcgctaagggtctttgtgcttttaatatattatagatatatgaatattattttaatcttactttgttaaagttatagataaagttttgaaaagtaaatatatatctagtaaaaattaaaaattgacaaacatatgatctattaaaatattctgaTAGGATAAtatttttagtaacacatgatagttattttcttaattgtataacaataattttttgttgatgtacgcattcaaggttaaccgaatttaataattaaacataaaaatcagtaTGATACCTAAACACTAAtattttctatttaattttaaattatcgaaataccatttaaaattcgaaaaagtataagaaatcttgacatatgaatatggaagaacaaatagatgattgacgcatttcaataatagttgataagaaagtgatacaatcccattatttaaagaaaataaaaatgaaagcacttcatagttctattaaatattacatcccatgaTAGGATCCTAAATATCTCtagacattttttaaagaaaattctatataaagtcttaaaagtacatataaaaattatatatttctatgttgtttggttcgaatttttttactcaataccaaaccaaatcaaatcaaaactaatCGAATTTTTTAATCGATTTAATTTGACGTTTCAGTTTGGTGCGATTTTCCGTTTCGATTTGAACATCCCTACTTTTTACCTCTTTTTTCTTGCACATTTTATTGGTGTAAAATATTACTCTACCACTCCATatgacaaaggaaaaaaattTTAATGCTTCGTTTAATTTGACCATTTCAAACTTCATATTAGTAACCATCACTTTTTATGTTTTCAGATTCATAGCTAGTATTTGaccataaattctcaaatttattttaaaaaaatctgaTTTGTCAAAGGGAAATTGCCAATCAGGTATCTTGGAGTCTCGTTGAGCTTTAAGCGAATTTCAATAGTACAATGCCAACCACTTCTAGAGAAGATGATAGGGAGGATTACTTCCTGGACTACAAAATTCATGTCATATGTTGGGCGACTTCAGTTGATAAAGAATGTACTCTTCTCAATCCAAGTCTTCTGGTCACAAATCTTTGTGCTACCAAAGAAAATTATTAAggtgattgtcacgacccaaaatctaactagttatgatggcacctaacctcacccgctaggtaagccaaataataacaattcgatttaattaatatttaactaactctAATATACTTTCCAAGAATcaatagtacaaatcatgagcttctaagattagaatttacaaagctggtatgaaataaatacattatctgttcgaaatgtacataaacagatttttataagtCTAAAGCTAccttgaacaagaggcagctacaaccggaacgcaggtacgtcttcaattccagctcccgtcgatcacagcaacatcagcaaccaacatctgcacgcaaggtgcagaagtgtagtatgagtacaactgaccccatatactcaataagtaacaaacctaaccttaggttgaaagtagtgatgaactggaacaaaggtcggatccaacaccaatagccaacaacagtccataacaacgtaaaacaagtaataaaagaagtaattcaaagataaaatgctcagcttaatcatgatttctgaaaatagttctgcctttcaagtgcATCAGTGAAAACCTAAGTCGTTTaccgaagttaccaaaaatatgagtaagtttgaaaacagtaatttttcccaaaactccttccaacaataaataagatatttcattttctttcccgatagccagtgtaaaatgcatcactatgcccatatgtcaatatgtgtgagaagtcatgaatgacgtgacaCCGcgcaacatgaggaaaaatacaccTCATtgtctgtatgtcatgtgtgcatgtcaatgcaatgtatctcagagatgaactcatgtactcatactctcagggtactcaatctcactgtctcacacttttcactcatcatgctcaatcactcggtactgtatatggccaatccggaccagagaagatccatcccggaatatatacatcaactgaccatcagTTACTTAGTACTGAGTAGGACCAATCTAGCCCGTGGGGAAGATCGATCCCCAGGTATAAATGCTTCGTataagatccatgtccaaggaagatccatccctcaatataaattaaCCGCGCTTACTGGGGGGgtggggtgcagactccggaggggctccttaagctcaagcgctataaaccgcatgaacaactcacgtgatgcactgACAACTCaggtgccataatatcaatatcatcacaatcaggccctcggcctcactcaatcatcaatctctccagtttctCGGGCTCACGATGTCaggaaactagcccaaaaatgatgatatgatgtgtcaatatgtagcaacatagactgagatatgatatgaaatgaataaacatgactgagtatgaaattgcaatgtaagcaaataactcaacaccagtaacgacctcaatgggtcccaacagaataagcatgtagcctagacatggtttctaatatgaatcacaactcgataactctagtacgtaaagatttcatgatttcagataagttcaggtaactacacagtatcaCGGGAATAACGGAATCACCGTTTacacgatgcacgcccacacgcccatcacctagaatgtgcgtcacctcaataccaaacacatagcacgtataatcagggttcataccctcagctccatgcttagaagagttacttacctcgaacaagccgaatccaatgccgagcaagctaaacaatgctccagaatttTTATTCTGCACGTACCAACTTCCGAACGCTTCCTATAtactcaattcaagccaaacgatctgtatctattcaaacaacgtgcaaataaatcacaatttattCCAACGCTTACAAATTAACAATTTATGAATATTCCTAACTCTGCTCGAAAAttcgacagtggggcccacgtctcgaaattcgatgaaagtcaaaatccgataacccattcaattatgagttcaaccattctaatttcactcaaatccgactccgaatcattgttcaaatctcgaaaatttattttatggaaTTATCGAAAATTCTCCAATTTCTCTTGAGAAATCAATAGTCTagcaccaaaaatgaagattaattcatggaatataatcacaagggagttatgAACACTTACCCCCAAGTTGTGTAGAAAATGTCCTCTCCAAAGTCGCTCAATCCGAgcttcaaaatccgaaaatgaagaaaaaaaccAAAACCCACGATTTTATCTTCTGTCCAGTCATTCCGCTTCTGTGGACACAagagtcgcttctgcgacatgAGCTCCGCTTGTGCAGACTCCACTAGCCAACTGACTCCTTGCACATGCAGATCTccgtccgcttctgcgcaacctAGGTGCGAAGCCAGACACGCTTCTGCGCCCAAGGTGCTCGCGCGGGGCCGCAGATGCACtccaatttccgcttctgcgatcttccCCAGCCAAGCCTACTTGCACTTTTGCGATCAACTGTCCGCATCTGCGCCCATTCTTCCGAAGATGCGGAAAAACCAGAACCAGCATACCTCcagcaatgcaacatgaaatAAAAATGATCCAAActtcgtccgaaactcacctgggaccccgtccgaatataccaacaagttccataacataacacggacctactcgaggcctcaaatcacatcaaacaatactagaaccacgaatcataccccaattcaagcttaattaaaattaagaattttcaaattttacaTTCGATACcaaaacctattaaatcaagttcgattgacctcaaattttgcacacaagtcataaacgacGTAACgaacctattcaaatttctagaatcagattctgaccccgatatcaaaaagtcaactctccagtcaaacttccaagcttaaatttctattttagccatttcaagcctaatttaagtacgtacttccaaataatttttcggacacgctcctaagtccaaaatcaccatacagagctattgaaatcatcaaaacttaattccggagtcgtttacttaTAAGTCATTATCCGattaactatttcaacttaagatttaaatcttggaactaagtgttccaattcattctgaaacctccccgacaagtcacataattataattgAACACAGAATAAGTtgtaaatgggagaacggggctgtaatactcaaaacgaccgaccggatcGTTACAATGATAGAAGCAACATGTAGAAGTTTTCTATAGACAGACACATATGAGATATCAAGAAGAGCACTACTAGCATGGGAGAAAGTATGCTGGCCAAGAACTGCATGAGGATTTAATGTACTGCATCTGGAGAcctggaaaaaggttacgacgatTAAACTACTGTGGAACCTATGCACAAAGAAAGATAAGATTTGGGTAAGGTGGGTCCATATATACTATGGGAAAGGAAGAAATATTTGAGAAGTTCAAACCAACCAAGCTTCCTGGGTTCTAAACAAGATACTAAAAGCTAAAACATATCTGTCAAAGGCTGGCTTGTGCATTACTGACCTGCTGAAAATGGATTCATACTCCATAAAAGTGATGTACCATCAGTAAACAGAAGGCTATCCTAAGATGTCATAGAGGaaactaacttgtaacaactatGATGTACCTAGGTGGGGTTTTATATTAAACCTTGCACTACAATGAAGGCTACGTACCAAAGACAAGGTAGCAGGGTAGGGATCGATGAGTGATCAAACATGTGATTTCTGCAAGGAAGAAAATGAAACCATGCTACATCTATTTTTTGAATGTAAGGTGACTAAAGAGGTTTGGGAAAGATTATTGAAATGGTAGGGGGTTCAAAGATCAGTAATGACATGGGATGAAGAAGTGGAATGTGCAATAAAGGAAATGAAGGGGAAAACACCGAAGGCATAAGTATATAGAATGACATTAGCAGGCTGCATCTACAACATATGGACACAGAGGAATTCAAGAATATTCAAGGCTAAGTCTAAGAATGTAGAGGGGATACTTAGATCATTAGTTCAGGATATTTTTCAGAGAGgcaaaagaaaaactaagatAAATATAAAATGTAGATTGAGAGAGCTCAATGATTATCCATAAGCGTAAGAGATATAAATATAGTGAGGAAGACAAGATGATCCTTGCAGTTGGGGCTTCATGCCCAACTTGCAGGCAGTAGCTCAGATTTTCTTCGGTTTTTTCCAGTTTTGAACTTTGTACGTATTTGATACTTGGTAATAAAAttctttaattaccaaaaaaaaatttgATTAGTGTGAAGTTCGATTTGAAGACGAAAATATGTTTGGacataatttttcaaaatatatttaacttattttttttgaaaaatataaaatatgactTATACCtataagttctaaaaactatcaaaaatacccaacaataccaaACAAACACACTTGCTAATCATGTATATGCAGAACCTTCATCGATAccattcattatcattatcacaaacaATAGTCCTGTGCATAAATAAGTTTGgcacaaaattattatttttataatgaattatataatacactatccAAAAATCATAACCTGATATTTTAATATCAACTGCTAATAATACAATTACTAGCCACTATAATTCGTCAAATTGCAATAATATTACAAGATCCACTAGTCCAAAAGAAAATGATAGTAATTAGTTGGTGGATTAGTTGATTCATAATAGATGGTGGgcttttttataaaatacaaaagtttggaaTAATTTTTGAAATAGTTAAAAAAATTCAACAgtaatattttgggccaaaaacaGGTCTAgagctaattttgggatttggaaatattattttcaaaatttataaaatctataaacaaacatATTTTGccaattttgttttgaaaaaaacttga
The nucleotide sequence above comes from Nicotiana tabacum cultivar K326 chromosome 12, ASM71507v2, whole genome shotgun sequence. Encoded proteins:
- the LOC107810727 gene encoding protein OSB1, mitochondrial isoform X2, with product MAAAAARSLSIFKRAAQFRRHQHFSSSSAANHGPWDFYYGDSEGEESAVYQHALKFQRPSTIKQHQVLHNSVSLIGKIDSPFRRINTTNGAFGLHTFLNVSASSHSRPSFKVMLKIWDEMAEVSMEHLKPKDLVYVWGHLKSYMKTDENGKRMMRHEVVVKEINFVTPDFQASACPELEKKESGDEDELEKYRNRIHLWQIFFASPYEWMDFRKSKVNPKYPDFKHRDAGEVLWLRTDDPPWIKRQLEILDSRFVYPGF
- the LOC107810727 gene encoding protein OSB1, mitochondrial isoform X1, with translation MAAAAARSLSIFKRAAQFRRHQHFSSSSAANHGPWDFYYGDSEGEESAVYQHALKFQRPSTIKQHQVLHNSVSLIGKIDSPFRRINTTNGAFGLHTFLNVSASSHSRPSFKVMLKIWDEMAEVSMEHLKPKDLVYVWGHLKSYMKTDENGKRMMRHEVVVKEINFVTPDFQASACPELEKKESGGTDEDELEKYRNRIHLWQIFFASPYEWMDFRKSKVNPKYPDFKHRDAGEVLWLRTDDPPWIKRQLEILDSRFVYPGF